Within the Nitrosococcus wardiae genome, the region GAGCCTCATTGAGGAGGTGTTGACGCTGCGCTTCTGCTTCTTCCTTGGCTTTGGCTATTAACTCATCCCGCTGCTGCTCTAAGTTCTGGGCTTTTTCACGGTAGTGTTGAGCCTCTTGGCCTGCCTCTTGCTCCCGCTGCTCGGCCTTCTGAAGGCGGTTAGCGATACGCTGTTGGCGCTGCTCCATGGCCGTAATAACCGGCTGGTAGAGAAAGCGTTTGAGAAGATAGACAAGAACGAGAAAATTGACAATTTGTGCGCTGACCGTGATCCAGTCGATCTGCATCCATCAGCCTCCAGCTTGGGAAACGGTATAGTCCCAGAAAGGATTAGCGAAGATCAGGATCATTGAAACCACAAAACAGTAGATGGCGGTTGATTCCACCATAGCAAGACCGACGAATAAGGTGCGGGTAATAGTGCCGGCTTCGTCGGGTTGCTGGGCGATGGCCGTTAAGGCCTGGGCGACCGCCCGGCCTTCACCGATTGCCGGCCCAATGGAGCCAATGGCAATGGTTAATCCCGCAGTAATGATGGAGATCATGCCGATAAGAGAAAAATTCTCCATTAGGAGCGCTCCTGTGTTTCGTTAGATGTTGCCTGTTCTTTTTCCGGCAGCCCGTTTGCTTCTCGATGATGGGCTGAAGTGGCCGAAGCGATGTACACCATAGCCAGTATGGCAAAGATATAAGCTTGGATCATCCCGGTTAGTAGACCTAGGAGTTGCATCACAATGGGAAAAAAGAAGGGAGTGAGGCTGATCAAGATAGCGACAATGACGGTGCCGCTCATGATATTGCCATAAAGACGCACTGCCAGGGCGACAGTGCGGGAGATTTCCCCAATGATATTAAAGGGCAACATGAGGAGCGTTGGTCTAGTATAATGCTTGAGGTAGTTAAGAGGCCCCTCATAGGTGATGCCATAGAGGGGCACGGCAAGGAAGACGCAGATAGCTAGCGCTGTGGTCGTGGAGAGGGAACTAGTTGGAGGTATAAAGCCTGGCACAATAGTCAGCAGGTTAGAAGTCCCAATGAAAAGGAAGAGGGTCCCTATAAAAGGCAGATAGCGCCCTGGCTTCTGGTGGCTGACTTCCTGGATCTGGTCGCGCACCCCGATAATCAGAACTTCTAATAGAGTTTGCCAGCGGGAGATGCTAGTGCTGCTGGAAAGGGGGCGGGTAATTAACCAGGAATTTCCCACCAGTAGCAACATTACAATCCAGCTGTATAAAAGAGTCCCATTGAGGGAGACCGGTCCCCAGGACCAAAGCACGATATTATCGGGACTGATAGTCATGGTGTTAATCTCTTAATTATTAGGGTATAGCCTGGGGAGATTTCAATAGGCTAGGTTACGGTGGTTATTGTTCGCCAACCTCAACTGTGAGTGCTTGTTTTTCACCCTGGCGGATGATTTCAACCGGGACCTTAATCCCTGGCTCGGTAGCCGCAACTTCACGGGAAAGGTCCTGTAATGATTGAACCGATTCCCTGCCGAAATTGGCGATCACATCACCGCGCTTGAGTCCTGCTTTATCTGCGGGGCCTCCTTCTTTGACGTCCACAATGAGGGCTCCCTGCACCTCAGGGAGATTAAAGGCGGCTGCAAGGTCCTCATCCAGGTCCTGGACCACCACGCCAAGCCATCCGCGTACTACTTTTCCTTGAGTCCGTAGCTTCTCAGTAATGTCACGAGAGAGGTTGCTGGGAATAGCAAATCCGATGCCAATATTCGCACCCGTCTGGCTAAAGATGGCGGTATTAATGCCTACCACTTTCCCCTTAAGGTTAAGCAGTGGTCCCCCGGAGTTACCTGGATTGATCGAAGCATCCGTTTGAATAAAATCATCATAAGGACCCTGGCCAATAACCCGACCGGTAGCACTCACTATTCCTGCGGTAACAGTCTGGGAAAGGCCGAAGGGATTGCCAATGGCGATCACCCAGTCTCCCACTTGGAGCTGGTTGGAGTCGCCGAAGTTAAGAGTCGGGAGTTTCCTGTCAGGCTTGATTTTCAAGATGGCAAGATCAGTTGCTGGATCTGAGCCTAGAATCTGGGCTTTAAATTCCTTTTTCTCAAGGCGGATAATGATTTCCTCTGCCCGATCAACCACATGATGGTTAGTAACAATTAGGCCCTCGGCATCAATTATAAATCCAGAGCCCAGACTTTGCCGCTTGAAGGTCTTGGGCATATCGGGGAAGAAGCGTCGAAAGAATTCCTCAAAGGGATTTTCTTCCCCAAAGGAATCAGGCCCAAAAAAGGGATGCCCTTCAGGAGTCTCAATCGTTTGGGTGGTTGCGATATTGACGACGGCAGGTTTTGCTTCGGCAACAATATCTGCGAAAGACGGCAGCAAGGCTTCCCGGCTAGCTTGTGGCTTGGAAGGGGCTCTGGAAGTCTCCGTTGGGGGTGCCAGAGGTGATTCTTCTTCTGAAGAGCAACCGAGCAATAGTAGTAATACGGTGTAGAGGAGGAACGAGAGGAGTACTCTCCATTCTTTTCCCTTTATCAACATAAAGCCCCTCCATTGCAACCTAAGCTATAAAATATAAAAAGTTTAGACTAAGTTATTGATTATTAGCGGTACTGAAACAGAGGCCAGTTTCTCCTTTTGATGATTTGTTATAACGATCAATTGCTTACAATATATTAAAAAGAAAAAACTTGTCACCCGGTTGGTTCTATGATTTAAAGTTAGGGGGAAGGGTTTGGGCCAAAGGGATTGGCTTGAAGGACTAAAGGTTGATTAAGGAATGTAAAATACCCTTTGTTATTATTGTCATATTCAGGTAACATTTATATAACTTTCCTGGCGGCATTCAAGCTTACAGGGACGAGGCAGAGGGAAAGATAAATGTTGGCAAAGGGATTTACCAAGTGCTATAATTTGCAAATCGAACTTTCCTTGAAGCAGCATATTTCTTGCTGCTGAAAGGTGCTGGTTAAGCAGAGATGCTGTACTAGTAGCCTTGATTTAAGATTTATGAAATTATAAGGATCCGCTCATCTAGGGTAGCCGGGCGGAGAGTTTCCTTAGTTCTTTAAAAACTTGATGAGATGCAAGTAACAAGTAATTTGTGTGGGCGCTCGCGTCGATGGGAAGCTGTGCTCAAAAAAGCTTTTCGATGCAGTAACCTCAATGTTATTTGAGGAAGTTTGTATCGAGCACCATATACGTCACATTTATGTGACGACTAAAGATTCAACTGAAGAGTTTGATCATGGCTCAGATTGAACGCTGGCGGCATGCTTAACACATGCAAGTCGGACGGCAGCAGCGTCTAAGTTTACTTAGGCGGCTGGCGAGTGGCGGACGGGTGAGTAACGCGTAGGAATCTGGCCTCTAGAGGGGGATAACCCGGGGAAACTCGGGCTAATACCGCATACGCTCTGAGGAGGAAAGCGGGGGACTTTCGGGCCTCGCGCTAGGGGATGAGCCTGCGTCCGATTAGCTAGTTGGTAGGGTAAGGGCCTACCAAGGCGACGATCGGTAGCTGGTCTGAGAGGACGATCAGCCACACTGGGACTGAGACACGGCCCAGACTCCTACGGGAGGCAGCAGTGGGGAATATTGGACAATGGGCGCAAGCCTGATCCAGCAATGCCGCGTGGGTGAAGAAGGCCTTCGGGTTGTAAAGCCCTTTCAGTGGGGAAGAAAAGCGGTGTGTGAATAGCGCATCGTGTTGACGTTACCCACAGAAGAAGCACCGGCTAACTCCGTGCCAGCAGCCGCGGTAATACGGAGGGTGCGAGCGTTAATCGGAATTACTGGGCGTAAAGGGCGCGTAGGCGGTTTAGTAAGTTGGGTGTGAAAGCCCTGGGCTCAACCTGGGAATTGCACTTGATACTGCTGAGCTAGAGTGTGGTAGAGGGAGGCGGAATTTCCGGTGTAGCGGTGAAATGCGTAGATATCGGAAGGAACACCAGTGGCGAAGGCGGCCTCCTGGACCATAACTGACGCTGAGGTGCGAAAGCGTGGGGAGCGAACAGGATTAGATACCCTGGTAGTCCACGCCCTAAACGATGAGAACTAGACGTTGGGAGGGTAAGCCTTTCAGTGTTGTAGCCAACGCGATAAGTTCTCCGCCTGGGGAGTACGGCCGCAAGGTTGAAACTCAAATGAATTGACGGGGGCCCGCACAAGCGGTGGAGCATGTGGTTTAATTCGATGCAACGCGAAGAACCTTACCTGGTTTTGACATCCTCGGAACCCTGCAGAGATGCGGGGGTGCCTTCGGGAGCCGGGAGACAGGTGCTGCATGGCTGTCGTCAGCTCGTGTCGTGAGATGTTGGGTTAAGTCCCGCAACGAGCGCAACCCTTACCTCTAGTTGCCAGCGGTTAGGCCGGGCACTCTAGGGGGACTGCCGTTGACAAAACGGAGGAAGGTGGGGATGACGTCAAGTCATCATGGCCCTTATGGCCAGGGCTACACACGTGCTACAATGGCCGGTACAGAGGGTGGCCAAGCAGTGATGCGGAGCTAATCTCAGAAAGCCGGTCGTAGTCCGGATTGCAGTCTGCAACTCGACTGCATGAAGTCGGAATCGCTAGTAATCGCGGATCAGCAATGCCGCGGTGAATACGTTCCCGGGCCTTGTACACACCGCCCGTCACACCATGGGAGTTGGCTGCACCAGAAGTAGGTGGCTTAACCTTCGGGAGGGCGCTTACCACGGTGTGGTCAATGACTGGGGTGAAGTCGTAACAAGGTAGCCGTAGGGGAACCTGCGGCTGGATCACCTCCTAAAAAGTTTAGCACGCTAAACTAGGTCGTGAGTGCTCACACAAATTGCTTGCAGTATCTCACTCAAGTGGTTGTAATTGCTCTTTAAAAACGAGGGGAAGAGAAGTTCAAGGCGAGGCAAGCGAGGAGCTTGCGAGGTATGTTGGCGAGAATGATATAGCCCAGGTTGTTTGGGGTTATATGGTCAAGCGAATAAGCGCATACGGTGGATGCCTTGGCGGTAGGAGGCGAAGAAGGACGTGGTAGTCTGCGAAAAGCCTCGGGGAGCCGGCAAACGGGCGATGATCCGGGGGTATCCGAATGGGGGAACCCACCTAGTTGAGGCTAGGTATTGCATGCTGAATATATAGGCATGTGAGGCGAACCTGGGGAACTGAACCATCTCAGTACCTAGAGGAAAAGAAATCAACCGAGATTCCCTGAGTAGCGGCGAGCGAAAGGGGAGCAGCCCAAAAGCCTGTAGGATTTTAGTGGAACGGATTGGAAAGTCCGGCCGTAGACGGTGATAGCCCGGTACACGAAAGGGTGTTACAGGTGAAGATGAGTAGGGCGGGACACGTGGTATCCTGTCTGAAGAAGGGGGGCCCACCCTCCAAGGCTAAATACTCCCTACCGACCGATAGTGGACAAGTACCGTGAGGGAAAGGTGAAAAGAACCCCGTAGAGGGGAGTGAAAGAGAATCTGAAACCGTATGCGTACAAGCAGTGGGAGCCTTCTTAGGGAGGTGACTGCGTACCTTTTGTATAATGGGTCAGCGAGTTACTTTCAGTGGCCAGGTTAACCGAGAGGGGAGCCGTAGGGAAACCGAGTCTGAATAGGGCGGCTGAGTCGCTGGGAGTAGACCCGAAACCGGGCGATCTAGCCATGGCCAGGGTGAAGGTGGGGTAATTCCCACTGGAGGCCCGAACCCACTGATGTTGAAAAATCAGGGGATGAGCTGTGGTTAGGAGTGAAAGGCTAAACAAGCTCGGAGATAGCTGGTTCTCCCCGAAAGCTATTTAGGTAGTGCCTCATGTATCACTCCTGGGGGTAGAGCACTGTTTCGGCTAGGGGGGCGTATAGCCTTACCAAACCGAGGCAAACTCCGAATACTGGGAAGTGGGAGCATGGGAGACACACGGTGGGTGAGAAGGTCCATCGTGGAGAGGGAAACAGCCCAGACCGTCAGCTAAGGTCCCGAAATTATCGCTAAGTGGGAAACGATGTGGGAAGGCGAAGACAGCCAGGAGGTTGGCTTAGAAGCAGCCATCCTTTAAAGAAAGCGTAATAGCTCACTGGTCGAGTCGGCCTGCGCGGAAGATGTACCGGGGCTAAAGCGATATA harbors:
- a CDS encoding F0F1 ATP synthase subunit C: MENFSLIGMISIITAGLTIAIGSIGPAIGEGRAVAQALTAIAQQPDEAGTITRTLFVGLAMVESTAIYCFVVSMILIFANPFWDYTVSQAGG
- a CDS encoding F0F1 ATP synthase subunit A; this translates as MTISPDNIVLWSWGPVSLNGTLLYSWIVMLLLVGNSWLITRPLSSSTSISRWQTLLEVLIIGVRDQIQEVSHQKPGRYLPFIGTLFLFIGTSNLLTIVPGFIPPTSSLSTTTALAICVFLAVPLYGITYEGPLNYLKHYTRPTLLMLPFNIIGEISRTVALAVRLYGNIMSGTVIVAILISLTPFFFPIVMQLLGLLTGMIQAYIFAILAMVYIASATSAHHREANGLPEKEQATSNETQERS
- a CDS encoding Do family serine endopeptidase, with protein sequence MLIKGKEWRVLLSFLLYTVLLLLLGCSSEEESPLAPPTETSRAPSKPQASREALLPSFADIVAEAKPAVVNIATTQTIETPEGHPFFGPDSFGEENPFEEFFRRFFPDMPKTFKRQSLGSGFIIDAEGLIVTNHHVVDRAEEIIIRLEKKEFKAQILGSDPATDLAILKIKPDRKLPTLNFGDSNQLQVGDWVIAIGNPFGLSQTVTAGIVSATGRVIGQGPYDDFIQTDASINPGNSGGPLLNLKGKVVGINTAIFSQTGANIGIGFAIPSNLSRDITEKLRTQGKVVRGWLGVVVQDLDEDLAAAFNLPEVQGALIVDVKEGGPADKAGLKRGDVIANFGRESVQSLQDLSREVAATEPGIKVPVEIIRQGEKQALTVEVGEQ